ATTGGAAATCAACGCGCTGGCAATTGCGATCCGCTGACGCTGACCACCCGAAAACTCGTGCGGAAAGTTGCGTGCCTGATCGGGACGCAACCCGACCTGCTCAAGCACCTCAGCCACGCGCCTGTCCACTTCCTTCTTTGTCAGGTTGGCGTTGGCCAGAAGTGGCTCGGCGACCAGATCTCGGACTCGCATACGCGGGTTGAGTGAGGACCACGGGTCCTGGAACACCGCCTGAACCTTGGATCGGTAGCGACGCAAATCTCTGCCGCGCAGCTTATGCACGTCCTCGCCATCGACCAGGACCTGCCCCCTTGTCGGGGTATCGAGCCGCAATAGCATGCGTGTCGCGGTCGTTTTGCCGCAGCCGGATTCCCCGACAAGCGCGAGTGTCTTACCCTCTTGAATAGCGAAATCCATGCCATCGACCGCCTTGACCACGGGTCTTTCATTTGACAGCAGCCCGGCTGACAGCACGAAATGACGCGCAAGATCCCTTACTTCGAGGACCGGCGTTCTCGGATCGGTCATGACAGCAGCCTCCAGCATTTTGCGCCATGAGCCTCACGGCCCGTCCCTCCGAGATCAAACGTCGGTGGCCGTTCGGCGTGGCATTTCGCATCCGCAAAAGGGCAGTGCGGGGCAAATCCGCATCCTTTTGGCTTGTTCCACAAGGGCGGAGGAGTGCCTTCAATGGAGGGCAGTCGTCCGACCTGATCATTCATCTTCGGCACAGATTGTAGTAGTGCCTGCGTGTAGGGGTGTGACGGAGTCTGAAAAATCCTGCGAACCGGCCCATATTCAACAATTTGGCCAGCATACATCACCGCAAGACGATGACAGACCCGCGCCACGATGCCGAAGTCATGTGTGATGAAAAGGATCGACATCCCAGTCTCATCCTGCAACTCACGCAAGAGACGTAGATACTGCGCTTGAACTGTCACATCGAGCGAAGTTGTCGGCTCATCGGCGATGATGACCTTGGGCCGGCAGGAAATAGCGATGGCACCCACCGCACGTTGCCGCATTCCCCCGCTCATCTGGTGAGGATAAGCGTTCACCCGCATCTCCGGAGCCGCCACGCGTACCTTGCGCAACGCATCGATTGCCATCGAAAGATAGCCACCTCCCGCAGGTTTGCGGTGCAGTCTGAGTGCTTCGACGATCTGATCACCAATGGTAAATGCCGGGTTAAGCGACGTTTGCGGGTCCTGAAGGATCATCGCGATGTCCCGGCCACGAATATGCCGTAACTCGGTGTCGTCAAGTTCAGTCAGTTCAGTCTCCCCCAGTTTGATGCTCCCGCGTGTGATCCGCGCGATATTCCTGGGTAGAAGTTGCATCAGCGACAAACCCGTGAGCGACTTGCCACTGCCGGACTCTCCTACCAGGCCGAGGGTTTCGCCCGCATACATGTCGAAACTGACACCGTCGATGGCGTTGAACTCGCCCCGCTTCGTGCCAATAGTGGTTTCCAGATCGCGCACTGACAGAACGAGATCACCTTCCAGTCGTGTCATGGTCATCTATCCCGAAGCTTGGGGTCAAAACGATCGCGCAGCCAGTCACCGAAAACATTGACCGACAGCACGGTAAGAAGAATGGCCAGCCCCGGAAAGAATGAGATCCACCACGCACTGGTCAGTAATTGGCGCCCGTCCGAAACCAGTAATCCCCAGGTAGGCGTCGGACGCGGTATACCGATCCCGAGAAAGCTCAGCGAAGCTTCCAGCGTAATGACGATCCCGACCTGGAGCGTGGCCAGAACAACGATCGTGTTCAACACGTTGGGTAAGATGTGACGCCTGAGGATAGCCAGATGGGATGTCCCGGCGACTACGGCACGCGCCACAAAGTCACGTTCGCGAAGGGTCATCACCTCAGCACGTACCTGACGAGCGAAATAGGCCCAGAGCACGAAGGCGACGACGATGATCACCGATTGGAAGCTGGGGCCCGATAAAGCGGCAAGCGCCAATGCCAGAAGCATGGCAGGCAAAGCGAGCGAAATATCGACGAGCCGCATGATGATTGTCTCGGCCCATCCACGTGCATAACCCGCGATCAGCCCGAGGAACGAGCCGATCACTACGCCAACAAAGATGCCAACTGCAGAAATCGACAGCGCATACCATGCGCCATGCATCGTGCGACTGAGTATGTCACGACCAAGCCGATCGGTGCCGAACGGGTATTCCCATGTTCCACCGAAAAAAACCGGCGGCAGAAGGCGCGCCCTGAGATTGGTTTCTTCGGGGCCATACGGCGCGATCCAGGTGGAGAGCAGAGCCGGAATGACTAAAACAATCAACAGAAGCGCGATTGGGATCACCGGATAGCCGCCTGGACGCAGCACCGGATTATAGCGCTTTCGGATCGGCTCGCGATCAACGGATGCGGGGGTCAACGTAGGCATAAAGCAGGTCCACCAGCAGGTTGGCGAGAATGAAAATGATCGCGAAAACGACCACGACGGATTGAACGACAGGGAAATCACGTGCCTTGATCGCCTCGATTGCGGTCCAGCCGAGTCCAGGCCATGAGAACACGGTTTCTATCACGACCGAGCCTGTCAGCACTGAACCGGCGAGCACGCCGAAATAGGTTAGCGGCACGATGGCGGCGTTGCTCAACGCATGTTTCCAGGTGATCATCGGCTCGGACACACCTTTGGCGCGAGCCAATTTGATGTATTCGGCGTCCAACACTTCGAGCATCGAGGATCGCGTCAGTCGCGTCAGAGCTGAAATCTGAAACCAGGCGATCGAGATCGCAGGCAGGATGAGGTGCATGAAGGTGCCGCTTCCCGAGGTCGGGAGCCATTTCAGGCCAACGGCAAAGGCCCAGATCAGCAGAATTCCCAACCAGAAACTGGGCATCGACTGCCCGATCAGCGCAATGCCCTGCGCGACGCTGTCGATGGTCTTGCCCTTATGTACTGCCGACATGACACCAAGCGGAATGGCGATGACGATGCTGATGAACATTGCAACTCCGCCAAGAAGGAGGGTAGCCGGCAAACGATCGAACACAACACCCATCGCGGGCTCGCCCGGCCATTTCATCGACATGCCGAAATCGCCCTGCAGTGCGCCACCGAGGAACTTGATATATTGAATATGCAAGGGCTGATCGAGGCCCAGCCGCTGGATCAGGAAGTCGATTTGTTCCTGTGTCGCATCATCGGGCAACAGCGCGCCCGCGGGATTGCCGGACAGATGCGTCAGGCCAAAAACGATCAACGTGATCACCCAGAGAGCAATCATTGCTTCGATGATTTTTATCAGGACGAAGTTTTTCATTTTATTCCCATGTCAGTATCCGACCGGACCGAAGCCCGGTCAGAACGACCCTGACTTATTCCACCGTGTCGATCAGGTGAAAATGACTGAATCCGCTCGACGATGCGCCTGGGAATTGCCAGCCTTTAACGCGCTCGGGATTGATCACCACTTCCGCAGAAACAGTGGCAATGGGCATGTGGGCATAATTGTCGAACACGTAGGTGAACATGTTTTCAACGATGTTTGCCCTCTCTGCTGGTTCTTTCGTTTCGACCAGCTCGGCCCCCATTTCGTCAAGCTCGGGACTACCGATGCTGTAAGCCGGACTCAGATGTGTCGTATGTGAGGCCAGCACGCCGATCGCATTGGGCCGAACGGGTGCATTGCGCATCGGGTGAACGAAATCCGCGGTAAAGCCGACCCGGGCGTTTTGCAATGTCGGCCAGTCCATCTCGCGTATTTCGGTTTGCAACCCAACATCGGCAAACAGGGATTGTGCCAGTTCAGCCATCAATCC
This region of Paracoccus saliphilus genomic DNA includes:
- a CDS encoding ABC transporter ATP-binding protein, encoding MTDPRTPVLEVRDLARHFVLSAGLLSNERPVVKAVDGMDFAIQEGKTLALVGESGCGKTTATRMLLRLDTPTRGQVLVDGEDVHKLRGRDLRRYRSKVQAVFQDPWSSLNPRMRVRDLVAEPLLANANLTKKEVDRRVAEVLEQVGLRPDQARNFPHEFSGGQRQRIAIASALISNPRLIVLDEPVSALDVSIRSQIMNLFKDLQEEYKMSYLLVAHDLATTRYLADDIAVMYLGKVVEVGSSDEVFSNPRHPYTKALFSAALPGHPDDPHEEIMLEGEMPSPIDPPSGCPFHPRCHLKMGDICEEHAPKLTRQDKQASVSCHLY
- a CDS encoding ABC transporter ATP-binding protein gives rise to the protein MTRLEGDLVLSVRDLETTIGTKRGEFNAIDGVSFDMYAGETLGLVGESGSGKSLTGLSLMQLLPRNIARITRGSIKLGETELTELDDTELRHIRGRDIAMILQDPQTSLNPAFTIGDQIVEALRLHRKPAGGGYLSMAIDALRKVRVAAPEMRVNAYPHQMSGGMRQRAVGAIAISCRPKVIIADEPTTSLDVTVQAQYLRLLRELQDETGMSILFITHDFGIVARVCHRLAVMYAGQIVEYGPVRRIFQTPSHPYTQALLQSVPKMNDQVGRLPSIEGTPPPLWNKPKGCGFAPHCPFADAKCHAERPPTFDLGGTGREAHGAKCWRLLS
- a CDS encoding ABC transporter permease; translation: MPTLTPASVDREPIRKRYNPVLRPGGYPVIPIALLLIVLVIPALLSTWIAPYGPEETNLRARLLPPVFFGGTWEYPFGTDRLGRDILSRTMHGAWYALSISAVGIFVGVVIGSFLGLIAGYARGWAETIIMRLVDISLALPAMLLALALAALSGPSFQSVIIVVAFVLWAYFARQVRAEVMTLRERDFVARAVVAGTSHLAILRRHILPNVLNTIVVLATLQVGIVITLEASLSFLGIGIPRPTPTWGLLVSDGRQLLTSAWWISFFPGLAILLTVLSVNVFGDWLRDRFDPKLRDR
- a CDS encoding ABC transporter permease, which encodes MKNFVLIKIIEAMIALWVITLIVFGLTHLSGNPAGALLPDDATQEQIDFLIQRLGLDQPLHIQYIKFLGGALQGDFGMSMKWPGEPAMGVVFDRLPATLLLGGVAMFISIVIAIPLGVMSAVHKGKTIDSVAQGIALIGQSMPSFWLGILLIWAFAVGLKWLPTSGSGTFMHLILPAISIAWFQISALTRLTRSSMLEVLDAEYIKLARAKGVSEPMITWKHALSNAAIVPLTYFGVLAGSVLTGSVVIETVFSWPGLGWTAIEAIKARDFPVVQSVVVVFAIIFILANLLVDLLYAYVDPRIR